From one Plasmodium malariae genome assembly, chromosome: 12 genomic stretch:
- the ATG12 gene encoding autophagy-related protein 12, putative, producing the protein MANSIIHYFPNFDKKPDMRECLLCRRNKKVKIVLKSISGTTILKKNKILINGNETLFSVLNFLKKIFNRYEYIYLYINNTVSPNLDDFISDLFDLYQISNSLNISYSFSPAY; encoded by the exons ATGGCAAATTctattatacattattttccAAACTTTGATAAAAAACCAGATATGCGTGAATGTTTACTATGTAGAcgtaataaaaaag tgaaaatagTACTTAAAAGCATTAGTGGCACGACGATtttgaaaaagaataaaattctGATAAATGGAAATGAAACATTATTTTCCGTgttaaattttcttaaaaaaatatttaacagatatgaatatata TACCTTTACATTAATAATACCGTAAGTCCAAATCTTGATGATTTCATATCAGACCTTTTCGAT CTGTACCAAATATCAAACAGCTTAAATATCTCATATAGCTTCTCACCAGCATACTAG
- the PmUG01_12047000 gene encoding conserved Plasmodium protein, unknown function produces the protein MSKIKDKNKKFSSAVYPLKKQTKDTKLKNNTINNNNFLNNSNKNGCKVEEDNLINKLTELNSILQDNKDEINNLKQENDAFSSQITNFVKKCKELQHIYDEKEKEVITLRKNEKKLLQELNKFHCEKEELEAEIKHLLHIDKNKNVDINNMSEQITVLKNEIYEKNNEIGTLNNNVKRLDEKIISLQNENAKNKQAVCNNLKRQDKINEHMNAKESEITTLEEKIQKLNKNIKEKIDENENCKKKIQQQNSRITYLTEKIQNLEKDQKNDKDKLKKYAENIKALKKANNKKDEQNKEYKIEVEKKVQEDAIFNAQFYNLSKKKDKNKKKRNTQDSCVLTANVKNKAKMRDKNSSCKRPSTTRSSSRSNSHSCGSSSSNIYDEEIVSFSSRYNLNKKA, from the exons atgagcaaaataaaagataaaaataaaaaattctcCAGTGCAGTATATCCTCTAAAAA AACAAACAAAagatacaaaattaaaaaataatactatcaataataataactttttaaacAACTCGAATAAAAATGGTTGCAAAGTGGAGGAAGATAACTTAATTAACAAACTGACGGAGTTAAATTCAATTTTACAAGATAATAAAGATGAGATAAACAACCTCAAACAGGAAAATGATGCCTTTTCATCACAA ATTACAAACTTCGTCAAGAAGTGCAAGGAGCTACAACACATATACgacgaaaaagaaaaagaggtGATTacattaagaaaaaatgaaaaaaagctGTTGcaagaattaaataaatttcattgTGAAAAAGAAGAGTTAGAAGCagaaataaaacatttactACATATagataagaataaaaatgttgACATTAATAACATGAGTGAACAAATAacagttttaaaaaatgaaatatacgaaaaaaacaatgaaattggtacattaaataataatgtaaaacgTTTGGATGAGAAAATAATATCTcttcaaaatgaaaatgcaaaaaataaacaagctgtttgtaataatttaaaaagacaagataaaataaatgagcaCATGAATGCAAAAGAAAGTGAAATTACTACATTGGAggaaaaaattcaaaaattaaataagaatataaaagaaaaaatagatgaaaatgaaaattgtaaaaagaAGATTCAACAACAGAATAGTAGAATAACATATCTTACTGAAAAAATTCAGAATTTAGAAAAGGatcaaaaaaatgataaagataaacttaaaaaatatgcagaAAACATTAAAGcattaaaaaaagcaaataataaaaaagatgaacaaaataaagaatacaAAATAGAAGTAGAAAAAAAGGTGCAAGAAGATGCTATTTTTAATGctcaattttataatttaagtaaaaaaaaagataaaaataaaaaaaagaggaacaCTCAGGATAGCTGTGTTTTAACAGCTAATGTTAAGAATAAAGCTAAAATGCGAGATAAAAATAGCTCATGCAAACGTCCTAGTACTACTAGAAGCAGCAGCAGAAGCAATAGTCATAGTTGtggtagtagtagcagtaatATTTACGACGAAGAAATTGTAAGCTTTTCAAGCCGGtacaatttaaataaaaaagcatgA
- the PmUG01_12047100 gene encoding conserved Plasmodium protein, unknown function — protein sequence MNYSECLHKFVNAHSDNFLQSFYAVVESSQIECLECPIEKTSTDNFLIKIYINNIIHNIRTLLLTCISGSVSNLLHNTVIDEKKKCFYVNCDSDIATNTLHNTEVKNENKHYVRDDERKENINKTFSGDEYFLNKCKTIYYMRKSLQNAHIKTNDNINLKNNILDCYI from the exons atgaattacaGTGAATGCTTACATAAGTTTGTTAATGCGCATTCGGATAATTTCTTGCAAAGCTTTTATGCAGTCGTAGAAAGTTCAcaa atagaATGTCTTGAGTGCCCAATAGAGAAAACAAGCACAGataactttttaataaagatatatattaataatata ATACATAACATTAGAACGTTATTATTGACATGCATAAGCGGGTCAGTGAGTAACCTACTTCATAATACGGTTATcgacgaaaaaaaaaaatgcttttaCGTAAATTGTGATAGCGACATTGCTACGAATACTCTTCATAATACTGAGGTAAAGAATGAGAATAAACATTACGTTAGAGATGATGAACgcaaagaaaatattaacaaaacaTTCAGTGGTGACgagtattttttaaataaatgcaaaacGATATACTATATGAGAAAAAGCTTACAAAATGCTCATATAAAGACAAATGACAACATTAACTtgaaaaacaatattttagattgttatatataa
- the PmUG01_12047200 gene encoding conserved Plasmodium protein, unknown function — MTESYYESTLKKENKIEYVDNLYLSKNILNNTENALNYFYTSPFYTSRSHISLNEKIRVGKIVNDDEEGYLYDITYDNLSILKINEPSDLVGIHIYYNTNSIFHISLTHKYKLKNVFCKKVIQMFCIFNGKIYSSRSFGELLTNKINSIVRNIENFYDCVNDMTNFNITSNYYFESKLDEQMDNLYKDYHLNDVYISTKKKKKKKCVAKTAGKEATIRLIM, encoded by the coding sequence ATGACAGAATCGTATTACGAATCTAcacttaaaaaagaaaataaaattgagtATGTTGATAACTTATATTTGTCGAAAAATATACTGAACAATACAGAAAAtgcattaaattatttttacacatCCCCTTTCTATACATCTAGAAGTCATATATccttaaatgaaaaaattcgAGTAGGAAAAATTGTtaatgatgatgaagaaGGATACCTTTACGATATAACTTATGATAACCTTAGTATTTTAAAGATAAATGAACCTTCTGATTTAGTTggtattcatatatattataatacaaattctatatttcatatttcgttgacacataaatataaattgaaaaatgttttttgCAAAAAGGTTATTCAAATGTTTTGTATTTTCaatggaaaaatatacaGCTCTAGGTCGTTTGGGGAGTTactaacaaataaaataaatagtattGTACGAAATATAGAGAATTTTTATGATTGTGTAAATGATATGAcgaattttaatataacgtcaaactattattttgaaaGCAAATTAGACGAACAGATGGATAATCTGTACAAAGACTATCATCTTAACgatgtatatatttcaacaaaaaaaaaaaaaaaaaaaaaatgtgtagcTAAAACAGCAGGGAAGGAAGCCACAATTCGTTTGATTATGTAA